The following coding sequences are from one Salvia hispanica cultivar TCC Black 2014 chromosome 3, UniMelb_Shisp_WGS_1.0, whole genome shotgun sequence window:
- the LOC125208937 gene encoding scarecrow-like protein 3 isoform X2 produces the protein MFQEDGSSSVTSSPLQNFPMTSLSPAPTAPHPWLKELKPEERGLYLIHLLLNCSSLVAAGNLESANIALDQISGLASPQGDTMQRIAAYFSEALADRILRSWPGVYKAFNSTRVPAAAAEEIATRRMFFELLPFMKVASVISNQAIVEAMEGEKVVHLIDLNAAEPVQWRALIQDLSARPEGPPHLRITAVHHRREVLDQMAHALSDTAENLDIPFQFNPILIDMKVEKLDFEKLRVKTGEALAVISVMHLHTHLACEDDPRGGRSSSNDSGSSSSPLSSPQSPGVESFLNAIWGLSPKIMVVTEHESDHNGRHLMERLSESLHFYAALFDCMESTLPRASLERQRMEKMVLGEEIKNIIACEGTERRERHEKLEKWSQRLEGAGFAGVPLSYYAMLQAKRLLQGYKCDGYKIRDENGSVVICWQDRPIYSVSAWRFRR, from the exons ATGTTTCAAGAGGACGGATCATCATCCGTGACTTCGTCGCCGCTGCAAAATTTTCCGATGACTTCGCTATCGCCAGCTCCGACGGCGCCACATCCATGGCTGAAGGAGCTTAAACCGGAAGAGAGAGGATTGTATCTGATCCATTTACTCCTCAACTGCTCCAGCCTCGTCGCCGCCGGCAACCTCGAGAGCGCGAACATCGCCCTCGATCAAATCTCCGGCCTCGCCTCGCCGCAAGGCGACACGATGCAGCGCATCGCCGCCTACTTCTCCGAAGCCCTCGCCGACCGGATCCTCCGATCCTGGCCCGGCGTGTACAAGGCCTTCAATTCCACTAGGGTTCCGgccgcggcggcggaggagatCGCAACAAGGCGGATGTTCTTCGAGCTGCTTCCGTTTATGAAGGTGGCTTCCGTGATCAGCAATCAGGCGATCGTCGAG GCAATGGAAGGGGAGAAGGTTGTCCATCTGATCGATCTCAATGCTGCCGAGCCGGTTCAGTGGCGCGCGCTGATCCAGGACCTCAGCGCCCGGCCGGAGGGGCCGCCGCATCTCCGGATCACGGCGGTGCACCACCGGAGGGAGGTGCTGGATCAGATGGCGCACGCACTGAGCGATACGGCCGAGAATTTAGATATTCCGTTCCAATTCAACCCTATTTTGATTGATATGAAGGTTGAAAAGCTTGATTTTGAGAAACTTCGTGTGAAAACAGGGGAGGCCTTGGCGGTTATTTCGGTTATGCATCTTCACACGCATCTAGCGTGTGAAGACGATCCTCGTGGTGGGAGGAGCTCGAGCAATGACTCAGGCTCCTCCTCGTCCCCGCTCTCCTCGCCCCAATCCCCGGGCGTGGAGAGCTTCCTCAACGCGATATGGGGTCTTTCCCCGAAAATCATGGTTGTGACCGAGCACGAATCTGACCACAACGGGAGACACCTGATGGAGAGACTCTCGGAGTCTCTCCACTTCTACGCTGCGCTGTTCGACTGCATGGAGTCGACTCTGCCACGAGCTTCGTTGGAGAGGCAGAGGATGGAGAAGATGGTGTTGGGGGAGGAGATCAAGAACATCATCGCGTGTGAGGGGACAGAGAGGCGGGAGAGGCACGAGAAGCTCGAGAAATGGAGCCAGAGGCTGGAGGGGGCCGGATTCGCGGGCGTGCCACTTAGCTACTACGCGATGCTGCAGGCGAAGAGGCTGCTGCAGGGATACAAGTGTGATGGATACAAGATTAGAGATGAGAATGGGAGTGTTGTGATTTGTTGGCAAGATCGGCCAATCTACTCTGTTTCGGCTTGGAGATTTAGGAGGTGA
- the LOC125208937 gene encoding scarecrow-like protein 3 isoform X1, which produces MFQEDGSSSVTSSPLQNFPMTSLSPAPTAPHPWLKELKPEERGLYLIHLLLNCSSLVAAGNLESANIALDQISGLASPQGDTMQRIAAYFSEALADRILRSWPGVYKAFNSTRVPAAAAEEIATRRMFFELLPFMKVASVISNQAIVEAMEGEKVVHLIDLNAAEPVQWRALIQDLSARPEGPPHLRITAVHHRREVLDQMAHALSDTAENLDIPFQFNPILIDMKVEKLDFEKLRVKTGEALAVISVMHLHTHLACEDDPRGGRSSSNDSGSSSSPLSSPQSPGVESFLNAIWGLSPKIMVVTEHESDHNGRHLMERLSESLHFYAALFDCMESTLPRASLERQRMEKMVLGEEIKNIIACEGTERRERHEKLEKWSQRLEGAGFAGVPLSYYAMLQAKRLLQGYKCDGYKIRDENGSVVICWQDRPIYSVSAWRFRR; this is translated from the coding sequence ATGTTTCAAGAGGACGGATCATCATCCGTGACTTCGTCGCCGCTGCAAAATTTTCCGATGACTTCGCTATCGCCAGCTCCGACGGCGCCACATCCATGGCTGAAGGAGCTTAAACCGGAAGAGAGAGGATTGTATCTGATCCATTTACTCCTCAACTGCTCCAGCCTCGTCGCCGCCGGCAACCTCGAGAGCGCGAACATCGCCCTCGATCAAATCTCCGGCCTCGCCTCGCCGCAAGGCGACACGATGCAGCGCATCGCCGCCTACTTCTCCGAAGCCCTCGCCGACCGGATCCTCCGATCCTGGCCCGGCGTGTACAAGGCCTTCAATTCCACTAGGGTTCCGgccgcggcggcggaggagatCGCAACAAGGCGGATGTTCTTCGAGCTGCTTCCGTTTATGAAGGTGGCTTCCGTGATCAGCAATCAGGCGATCGTCGAGGCAATGGAAGGGGAGAAGGTTGTCCATCTGATCGATCTCAATGCTGCCGAGCCGGTTCAGTGGCGCGCGCTGATCCAGGACCTCAGCGCCCGGCCGGAGGGGCCGCCGCATCTCCGGATCACGGCGGTGCACCACCGGAGGGAGGTGCTGGATCAGATGGCGCACGCACTGAGCGATACGGCCGAGAATTTAGATATTCCGTTCCAATTCAACCCTATTTTGATTGATATGAAGGTTGAAAAGCTTGATTTTGAGAAACTTCGTGTGAAAACAGGGGAGGCCTTGGCGGTTATTTCGGTTATGCATCTTCACACGCATCTAGCGTGTGAAGACGATCCTCGTGGTGGGAGGAGCTCGAGCAATGACTCAGGCTCCTCCTCGTCCCCGCTCTCCTCGCCCCAATCCCCGGGCGTGGAGAGCTTCCTCAACGCGATATGGGGTCTTTCCCCGAAAATCATGGTTGTGACCGAGCACGAATCTGACCACAACGGGAGACACCTGATGGAGAGACTCTCGGAGTCTCTCCACTTCTACGCTGCGCTGTTCGACTGCATGGAGTCGACTCTGCCACGAGCTTCGTTGGAGAGGCAGAGGATGGAGAAGATGGTGTTGGGGGAGGAGATCAAGAACATCATCGCGTGTGAGGGGACAGAGAGGCGGGAGAGGCACGAGAAGCTCGAGAAATGGAGCCAGAGGCTGGAGGGGGCCGGATTCGCGGGCGTGCCACTTAGCTACTACGCGATGCTGCAGGCGAAGAGGCTGCTGCAGGGATACAAGTGTGATGGATACAAGATTAGAGATGAGAATGGGAGTGTTGTGATTTGTTGGCAAGATCGGCCAATCTACTCTGTTTCGGCTTGGAGATTTAGGAGGTGA